The Sandaracinaceae bacterium genome window below encodes:
- a CDS encoding 1-acyl-sn-glycerol-3-phosphate acyltransferase: MSPQQQDVRESVPPLGEPDAAERKGLPGDRRHEHHSLVEHARSVGTWGLGLSYMVPTMLGFTAAYKALGSQKIDRATRLYIQGQLQLLFVKWRAEVHPDVDPNQQYIFCQNHINHFDHLSMYNSTPHFKQGLELQSHFKYPIYGWFMEARGTIPVPADKTARTEAIYQGIKGELEAGRSILAFPEGTRTLNGRVGAFRRGVFVTAQRLGVPIVPVAVTGMYDVMRKGSLVIRPGQEVTVHVEKPVLTAGRGPEEVTAIAAETRAAITRHVDAYLDRKEAGRG, translated from the coding sequence ATGAGCCCGCAGCAGCAGGACGTGCGGGAGAGCGTGCCCCCCCTGGGTGAGCCCGACGCCGCCGAGCGCAAGGGGCTCCCGGGTGACCGCCGGCACGAGCACCACAGCCTCGTCGAGCACGCGCGCAGCGTGGGCACGTGGGGCCTGGGCCTCAGCTACATGGTCCCCACCATGCTGGGGTTCACCGCAGCCTACAAGGCCCTCGGTTCGCAGAAGATCGACCGGGCCACCCGGCTGTACATCCAGGGGCAGCTGCAGCTGCTGTTCGTGAAGTGGCGCGCCGAGGTGCACCCCGACGTGGACCCGAACCAGCAGTACATCTTCTGCCAGAACCACATCAACCACTTCGACCACCTGTCGATGTACAACAGCACGCCGCACTTCAAGCAGGGCTTGGAGCTGCAGTCGCACTTCAAGTACCCCATCTACGGCTGGTTCATGGAGGCGCGCGGCACCATCCCGGTGCCGGCCGACAAGACCGCGCGCACCGAGGCCATCTACCAGGGGATCAAGGGCGAGCTCGAGGCCGGGCGCAGCATCCTCGCCTTCCCCGAGGGCACGCGCACCCTCAACGGCCGCGTGGGCGCGTTCCGCCGAGGGGTGTTCGTGACCGCGCAGCGCCTGGGCGTGCCCATCGTGCCGGTGGCCGTGACCGGCATGTACGACGTCATGCGCAAGGGCTCGCTGGTCATCCGGCCGGGGCAAGAGGTCACCGTGCACGTGGAGAAGCCGGTGCTCACGGCCGGCCGCGGCCCGGAAGAGGTCACCGCCATCGCCGCCGAGACGCGCGCCGCCATCACGCGGCACGTGGACGCGTACCTCGACCGCAAGGAGGCTGGTCGTGGCTGA
- a CDS encoding acyl carrier protein: MASNDSILEKLLKLAAKRFERDTSALGPDDDFFDRLAINSYQAMELLTEIEDEWSIEIPDYEVQDVRTFGALAQLIADRI, encoded by the coding sequence ATGGCCAGCAACGATTCGATCCTCGAGAAGCTCCTCAAGCTCGCAGCCAAGCGCTTCGAGCGTGACACCAGCGCGCTCGGCCCCGACGACGACTTCTTCGACCGCCTCGCCATCAACAGCTACCAGGCCATGGAGCTGCTGACCGAGATCGAGGACGAGTGGAGCATCGAGATCCCCGACTACGAGGTCCAGGACGTGCGCACCTTCGGCGCCCTGGCCCAGCTCATCGCCGACCGCATCTGA
- a CDS encoding IS3 family transposase gives MSSFELVRTVAAEFPVRVLCALLGVSSSGYYAWRERQHTPRRSTDLRLLTKIRAVHAETSGVYGSRRMQVELAADDELVGRGKVQRLMREHGLQARKPRRFKATTNSKHDDPIAPNLLMQDFAVDAPNTVWASDITYVWTAEGWSYLAVVIDLFARRVVGWAMADHMRTELPLLALTRAIEARRPCAGLIHHSDRGSQYASAAYRSKLRDHEVAQSMSRAGDCYDNAAVESFFASLKRECIHRRHFATHTEAYDDVANYIDNFYNPRRRHSTNNYLSPMHAELQLAQAMAA, from the coding sequence ATGAGCTCGTTCGAGCTTGTCCGGACGGTGGCGGCCGAGTTCCCGGTACGCGTTCTCTGCGCGCTGCTGGGGGTGTCCTCGTCGGGCTACTACGCATGGCGCGAGCGCCAGCACACGCCTCGCCGCAGCACGGACCTCAGGCTGCTGACCAAGATACGAGCGGTCCACGCCGAGACGAGCGGCGTCTACGGTTCCCGGCGCATGCAGGTGGAGCTGGCTGCTGATGACGAGCTGGTGGGGCGCGGCAAGGTGCAGCGCCTGATGCGGGAGCACGGGCTCCAAGCTCGGAAACCTCGCCGGTTCAAGGCCACCACGAACTCGAAGCACGATGACCCCATCGCGCCCAACCTGTTGATGCAGGACTTTGCGGTCGACGCGCCCAACACCGTCTGGGCCAGCGACATCACGTACGTTTGGACCGCCGAGGGGTGGTCCTACCTCGCCGTGGTCATCGACCTCTTCGCCCGGCGCGTCGTCGGCTGGGCGATGGCAGACCACATGCGCACCGAGCTGCCGCTGCTGGCGCTCACCCGCGCCATCGAGGCTCGGCGCCCCTGCGCTGGGCTCATCCACCACAGCGACCGCGGCAGCCAGTACGCGAGCGCCGCCTACCGCTCGAAGCTGCGGGACCACGAGGTCGCGCAGAGCATGAGCCGCGCCGGCGACTGCTATGACAACGCCGCCGTCGAGAGCTTCTTCGCCTCGCTCAAGAGGGAGTGCATCCATCGTCGGCACTTCGCCACGCACACCGAGGCGTACGACGACGTGGCCAACTACATCGACAACTTCTACAACCCTCGGCGTCGACACTCGACCAACAACTACCTCAGCCCCATGCACGCTGAGCTTCAACTCGCCCAGGCCATGGCGGCCTGA
- a CDS encoding type II toxin-antitoxin system Phd/YefM family antitoxin: MTVTTLSSRELNQDIGRAKRAAKHGPVFITDRGKPAHVLLSIEEYQRLTGQRRNLLDALAMPGLSDIEFEPPRADIKSSTVDFP, translated from the coding sequence ATGACGGTCACCACACTTTCCAGCCGCGAACTCAACCAAGACATCGGTCGAGCGAAGAGAGCCGCTAAACACGGGCCGGTGTTCATCACCGATCGTGGCAAGCCCGCTCATGTCCTCCTGAGCATCGAGGAGTACCAGCGGCTTACCGGCCAGCGCCGCAACCTGCTCGATGCGCTGGCCATGCCGGGCCTCTCGGACATCGAGTTCGAGCCGCCGCGCGCTGACATCAAGAGCAGTACGGTGGACTTCCCCTGA
- a CDS encoding SDR family oxidoreductase produces MSLLPVRETLAGKHVMVTGVTGFVGKVWLAMLLDFVPDVRRVTVLGRGKKGQDAAQRFEQIYRSSPVFRPLRERLGQGLYDLMDEKVLVLDAKLSAPLCGFDPWQARELMADVDVVVHFAGLTDFEPDPQMAIDANIHGAQHVADLAALTPSGRYVHCSTCFVAGMSSGVKAETLTPGVSANGTVFDPAEEVAWLEAALRALPSKADRLALGMARAQRLGWPNVYTFTKALSEHLLDGRDDLRTTTVRPAIVECADRYPFAGWNEGINTSGPLVWLMGTAFRRLPVRHSVGFDIIPVDMVCRGTLLATAAALRDEAEPIYQLGTGGRNRLDFERALDLSNLAIRRQHRKSEDPFTRYVLSQLSAYSADPDREYTLGVQQTRRLTEALRNTLKDLDVQRLLPPATFERHGERLRTQLRDWSTDARNHARKLKSVEDMLRQFRPFIWDHDYTFETEAACALTTRLDRDELPLFGFDVDELDWRRYYIDVQVPGLETWCIPLLRGEKIPCDPPLAARTESARTQTGEHLVRPAATRLSA; encoded by the coding sequence ATGAGCCTGCTTCCCGTTCGGGAGACCCTCGCTGGCAAGCACGTCATGGTCACTGGGGTGACCGGCTTCGTGGGCAAGGTGTGGCTGGCCATGCTGCTCGACTTCGTGCCCGACGTGCGCCGCGTGACGGTGCTGGGGCGTGGCAAGAAGGGCCAGGACGCGGCGCAGCGCTTCGAGCAGATCTACCGCTCGTCCCCCGTGTTCCGGCCGCTGCGCGAGCGCCTGGGCCAGGGCCTCTACGACCTGATGGACGAGAAGGTGCTGGTGCTGGACGCGAAGCTGAGCGCGCCCCTGTGCGGCTTCGATCCGTGGCAGGCGCGCGAGCTCATGGCGGACGTGGACGTGGTGGTGCACTTCGCGGGGCTCACCGATTTCGAGCCCGACCCTCAGATGGCCATCGACGCCAACATCCACGGCGCGCAGCACGTGGCCGACCTGGCCGCGCTGACGCCGAGCGGGCGCTACGTGCACTGCTCCACCTGCTTCGTGGCGGGCATGAGCAGCGGCGTGAAGGCCGAGACCCTGACGCCCGGCGTCTCCGCGAACGGAACGGTCTTCGACCCGGCCGAAGAGGTGGCGTGGCTCGAGGCCGCGCTGCGGGCGCTGCCGTCGAAGGCGGACCGACTGGCGCTCGGCATGGCGCGCGCGCAGCGGCTGGGCTGGCCCAACGTCTACACCTTCACCAAGGCGCTGAGCGAGCACCTGCTCGATGGCCGCGACGACCTGCGCACCACCACGGTGCGGCCCGCGATCGTGGAGTGCGCCGACCGATACCCGTTCGCGGGCTGGAACGAGGGCATCAACACGTCGGGACCGCTGGTGTGGCTCATGGGCACCGCCTTCCGGCGCCTGCCGGTGCGACACAGCGTGGGCTTCGACATCATCCCGGTGGACATGGTCTGCCGCGGCACGCTCTTGGCCACCGCCGCAGCACTGCGGGACGAGGCCGAGCCCATCTATCAGCTGGGCACGGGCGGGCGAAACCGCCTCGACTTCGAGCGCGCGCTGGACCTCAGCAACCTGGCCATCCGCCGTCAGCACCGGAAGTCCGAGGACCCGTTCACGCGCTACGTGCTGAGCCAGCTGTCGGCCTACTCGGCGGACCCCGACCGCGAGTACACGCTGGGCGTGCAGCAGACGCGCCGCCTGACGGAGGCGCTGCGCAACACGCTGAAGGACCTGGACGTGCAGCGGCTGCTGCCGCCCGCCACCTTCGAGCGCCATGGCGAGCGGCTGCGCACGCAGCTGCGGGACTGGTCCACCGACGCGCGCAACCACGCCCGCAAGCTGAAGAGCGTGGAGGACATGCTGCGGCAGTTCCGCCCGTTCATCTGGGACCACGACTACACCTTCGAGACCGAGGCGGCGTGCGCGCTGACCACGCGGCTCGATCGTGACGAGCTGCCGCTCTTCGGCTTCGATGTGGATGAGCTGGACTGGCGCCGCTACTACATCGACGTGCAGGTGCCGGGCCTCGAGACCTGGTGCATCCCGCTCCTGCGCGGCGAGAAGATCCCGTGCGACCCGCCGCTCGCGGCGCGGACCGAGAGCGCGAGGACCCAGACGGGCGAGCACCTGGTGCGCCCCGCCGCCACTCGCCTGAGCGCCTGA
- a CDS encoding HAD family phosphatase has translation MTTQSHLPDTGSEAPRSAAFFRLEGTLVTRPTLAAAAWLAGNAQGLGERLARLGNVALAAPMALSGELSTGVTSSRLTWMGLRGMSEDRITVLAAEYVEEFLAGELLEVGMRLVDEARRQGRRIVLISDNIDLVAGPLADRVEADDVICNRLEFRKGKATGRLEDPVIGGNVAGQWARDFAKEHGLDLDHSYAYGASAADSLLLSAIGRPCAVNPDRQLRRIARDHAWPVVEGKDRS, from the coding sequence ATGACCACGCAGTCACACCTGCCCGACACGGGCTCCGAGGCGCCTCGCAGCGCTGCCTTCTTCCGACTGGAGGGCACGCTGGTGACCCGCCCCACCCTGGCCGCCGCCGCTTGGCTGGCGGGCAACGCGCAGGGGCTGGGCGAGCGCCTGGCCCGGCTCGGCAACGTGGCCCTCGCAGCCCCCATGGCGCTGAGCGGGGAGCTCAGCACCGGGGTGACCAGCTCGCGGCTCACGTGGATGGGGCTGCGCGGCATGAGCGAGGACCGCATCACCGTGTTGGCCGCCGAGTACGTGGAGGAGTTCCTCGCCGGCGAGCTGCTCGAGGTGGGCATGCGCCTGGTGGACGAGGCCCGCCGGCAGGGTCGCCGCATCGTGTTGATCAGCGACAACATCGACCTCGTCGCGGGGCCGCTGGCCGACCGCGTGGAGGCCGACGACGTGATCTGCAACCGCCTCGAGTTCCGCAAGGGCAAGGCCACCGGGCGCCTGGAAGATCCGGTCATCGGCGGCAACGTGGCCGGGCAGTGGGCGCGCGACTTCGCGAAGGAGCACGGCCTCGACCTCGACCACTCGTATGCCTATGGCGCGAGCGCGGCCGACAGCCTGCTGCTGAGCGCCATCGGGCGTCCCTGCGCCGTGAACCCCGACCGCCAGCTGCGCCGCATCGCGCGCGACCACGCGTGGCCGGTGGTGGAAGGAAAGGACCGCTCATGA
- a CDS encoding type II toxin-antitoxin system VapC family toxin: protein MYLLDTNVLSELRKMGDGKADAQVVRWFTSVDAARCFISALTLMELEIGVLRVERRDSAQGARLRSWMVTRVQPEFAERTLSVDAIVALRCANLHVPDPRAERDALIAATALVHGMTVVTRNTADFEPTGVPLRNPWQFETR from the coding sequence ATGTACCTGCTGGACACCAACGTCCTGTCCGAGCTGCGCAAGATGGGGGACGGCAAGGCCGATGCGCAGGTGGTGAGATGGTTCACGAGCGTGGACGCCGCCCGCTGCTTCATCTCCGCGCTGACTTTGATGGAGCTAGAGATCGGGGTGCTGCGCGTGGAGCGGCGCGACAGTGCGCAGGGTGCACGCTTGCGTTCGTGGATGGTGACCCGAGTCCAGCCCGAGTTCGCCGAACGGACCCTGTCGGTGGATGCCATCGTGGCGCTGCGCTGCGCGAATCTGCACGTGCCGGACCCACGTGCTGAACGGGACGCCCTCATCGCCGCCACCGCGCTGGTCCACGGTATGACGGTGGTGACACGCAACACGGCGGACTTCGAGCCAACCGGCGTTCCGCTCAGGAACCCATGGCAGT
- a CDS encoding enoyl-CoA hydratase/isomerase family protein, whose product MFSDHTSLLPWPARVALSRLGRQASASARRFRARTDIPPVFHGDAIGWSLEGQTLEVVLHREPCNEIGSVMLRELEELADYVKAGAGGARALLFHSTAPRGFSAGADLRELYTGMVQRRGAGLSRWQMAFEVRDFLDRIHAVFDTFDTAPITTIAVVHGFCFGGGFELALTCDEIIAEKSTRFAFPELRLGLVPGFGGIPRLRRDLGNAVVRDLLLTGRSINASKAGSVGLVSQVVPRGRGLEVARKVGEQAAKFDRATTAAAKRFAKPIPRAELRREKDLFIELMGSPVVEAALKKFVESDDAHSYLP is encoded by the coding sequence ATGTTCAGCGACCACACCTCGCTCTTGCCCTGGCCTGCGCGCGTGGCCCTCTCGCGACTCGGCCGCCAGGCTTCCGCGTCGGCCCGCCGCTTCCGCGCGCGCACCGACATCCCGCCCGTGTTCCACGGCGACGCCATCGGCTGGTCGCTCGAGGGACAGACACTGGAGGTGGTCCTCCACCGCGAGCCCTGCAACGAGATCGGCAGCGTCATGCTGCGCGAGCTGGAAGAGCTGGCCGACTACGTGAAGGCTGGCGCAGGCGGCGCGCGCGCCCTGCTCTTCCACAGCACCGCGCCACGCGGCTTCTCGGCGGGCGCCGACCTGCGCGAGCTCTACACCGGCATGGTGCAGCGCCGCGGCGCGGGCCTGTCGCGCTGGCAGATGGCCTTCGAGGTGCGCGACTTCCTGGACCGCATCCACGCGGTGTTCGACACCTTCGACACCGCGCCCATCACCACCATCGCGGTGGTGCACGGCTTCTGCTTCGGCGGCGGCTTCGAGCTGGCGCTCACGTGCGACGAGATCATCGCCGAGAAGAGCACCCGCTTCGCGTTCCCGGAGCTGCGCCTCGGCCTGGTGCCCGGCTTCGGTGGCATCCCGCGCCTGCGCCGCGACCTCGGCAACGCCGTGGTGCGCGATCTCTTGCTCACGGGCCGCAGCATCAACGCCAGCAAGGCGGGCAGTGTGGGGCTCGTGTCGCAGGTGGTGCCGCGCGGCCGTGGCCTCGAGGTGGCGCGCAAGGTGGGCGAGCAGGCCGCCAAGTTCGACCGCGCCACCACGGCCGCCGCCAAGCGCTTCGCCAAGCCCATCCCGCGCGCCGAGCTGCGCCGCGAGAAGGACCTGTTCATCGAGCTGATGGGCTCGCCCGTGGTGGAAGCCGCCCTCAAGAAGTTCGTCGAGAGCGACGACGCCCACTCTTACCTCCCCTGA
- a CDS encoding 50S ribosomal protein L11 methyltransferase — translation MTSDTEAPVIPRYPYVHLDVPTDDVELVSSELWEQGAQGIEERDATTIDQGASATVTTLIVSVVDDAAAQTLAAAYPQFQGRVAHVIGNDWRDAWKAYFKPTRVGSRLVLRPSWESVDAAPHEVVLTIDPGQAFGSGIHETTRLVLIEVDRRAKPGDTILDVGCGSGILAVAGLLLGAESAICLDIDPLAVDVSFENADRNEVRARLTASTQDVREVPGQFSLVLANIQAWVLKELAEALMERVAPGGTLVLSGVLVGQEHDVAGSFTALGEPELRYENEWVALTYTRPA, via the coding sequence GTGACCTCTGACACCGAAGCCCCCGTCATCCCGCGCTACCCCTACGTGCACCTCGACGTCCCGACCGACGACGTGGAGCTGGTGTCCTCCGAGCTCTGGGAGCAGGGTGCCCAAGGCATCGAGGAGCGCGACGCGACCACGATCGATCAGGGTGCCAGTGCGACCGTGACCACCTTGATCGTGAGCGTGGTCGATGACGCCGCGGCGCAGACGCTCGCCGCCGCCTATCCGCAGTTCCAAGGGCGCGTGGCGCACGTCATCGGCAACGACTGGCGTGACGCGTGGAAGGCGTACTTCAAGCCCACGCGCGTGGGCAGTCGGCTGGTGCTGCGCCCGTCCTGGGAGTCGGTCGACGCGGCGCCCCACGAGGTGGTGCTGACCATCGATCCCGGTCAGGCCTTCGGCAGCGGCATCCACGAGACCACGCGCTTGGTGCTCATCGAGGTGGACCGCCGCGCCAAGCCCGGCGACACCATTCTGGACGTGGGCTGCGGCAGCGGCATCCTCGCGGTGGCCGGCCTATTGCTGGGCGCCGAGAGCGCCATCTGCCTGGACATCGATCCGCTGGCGGTGGACGTGTCGTTCGAGAACGCCGACCGCAACGAGGTGCGCGCGCGCCTCACCGCCTCGACGCAGGACGTGCGCGAGGTGCCCGGCCAGTTCTCGCTGGTGCTGGCCAACATCCAGGCCTGGGTGCTGAAGGAGCTGGCCGAGGCGCTCATGGAGCGCGTGGCACCTGGCGGCACGCTGGTGCTGAGCGGCGTGCTGGTGGGCCAAGAGCACGACGTGGCTGGGTCGTTCACCGCGCTGGGTGAGCCCGAGCTGCGCTACGAGAACGAGTGGGTGGCGCTCACCTACACGAGGCCTGCATGA
- a CDS encoding AMP-binding protein, translating to MIPPERYESLGELLRDALVQYKSEVALIEANRKQEARRLTYLELLRESDRVARYLEDAGVGAGERVAICMGNQSKWIVAACAAFSRGAVVVPVDYKLSPAEQLAQLAHCTPRCLVTEWPVLMRYDVSALPAPHVLVSEAPEGKNVGSATRYEDAVAGTGPRATFVPRKRSDQATLVYSSGTGGVPKGCMLSHDNYLEQYRTLGLLYPLRTGHRYFSILPTNHAIDFMSGFIGPLCSGATVVHQRSLRPEFINHSMERYGITHMAVVPLLLEAFEERIRERLEERGSVAEHVFEGLRQANAALTLRGPRPGLSRRLLAPVHSAFGGKLEMLFCGGAFVDAARAQFFYDLGIPVVIGYGLTEAGTVLTVNDLLPFRADSVGRPLDGVELQIRNAHPETQVGEVWAKSRTVMLGYLNEPELTAETIMDGWLRTGDLGFLDPSGQLHLRGRSKNMIVTAGGKNVYPEDIEGAFAGVPCDELAVFATGYVWPGVALTEEGLFVVVRAEKLDDAAARNALLEAIRVRNGRLPDYKRVSGVLPFAGEFPRTASMKIKRAALADALRTQSPRGAILPVGA from the coding sequence ATGATCCCGCCCGAACGCTACGAGAGCCTTGGTGAGCTGCTGCGCGACGCGCTCGTGCAGTACAAGTCCGAGGTCGCCCTGATCGAGGCCAACCGCAAGCAGGAGGCGCGTCGCCTGACGTACCTCGAGCTGCTGCGCGAGTCCGATCGCGTGGCGCGCTATCTCGAAGACGCGGGCGTGGGCGCGGGCGAGCGCGTGGCCATCTGCATGGGCAACCAGAGCAAGTGGATCGTCGCGGCCTGCGCGGCCTTCTCGCGCGGGGCCGTGGTCGTGCCGGTGGACTACAAGCTGAGCCCCGCCGAACAGCTGGCGCAGCTGGCCCACTGCACCCCGCGCTGCCTGGTGACCGAGTGGCCGGTGCTCATGCGCTACGACGTGAGCGCGCTGCCCGCCCCGCACGTGCTGGTGAGCGAGGCCCCCGAGGGCAAGAACGTGGGCAGCGCCACGCGCTACGAAGACGCCGTGGCCGGCACCGGGCCGCGCGCCACCTTCGTGCCCCGCAAGCGCAGCGACCAGGCCACGCTGGTGTACTCGTCGGGCACGGGCGGCGTGCCCAAGGGCTGCATGCTCAGCCACGACAACTACCTCGAGCAGTACCGCACGCTCGGGCTGCTCTACCCGCTGCGCACGGGCCACCGCTACTTCAGCATCCTGCCCACCAACCACGCCATCGACTTCATGTCGGGCTTCATCGGGCCGCTGTGCAGCGGGGCCACCGTGGTGCACCAGCGCTCGCTGCGCCCCGAGTTCATCAACCACAGCATGGAGCGCTACGGCATCACGCACATGGCCGTGGTGCCGCTCCTGCTCGAGGCCTTCGAGGAGCGCATCCGCGAGCGCCTGGAAGAGCGCGGCAGCGTGGCCGAGCACGTGTTCGAGGGGCTCCGCCAGGCCAACGCCGCGCTCACGCTGCGCGGTCCACGCCCGGGGCTCAGCCGGCGCCTGCTGGCGCCCGTGCACAGCGCGTTCGGCGGCAAGCTGGAGATGCTGTTCTGCGGCGGGGCCTTCGTGGATGCGGCGCGCGCGCAGTTCTTCTACGACCTGGGCATCCCCGTGGTGATCGGCTACGGGCTGACCGAGGCGGGCACCGTGCTCACGGTGAACGACCTTCTGCCCTTCCGCGCGGACTCGGTCGGGCGCCCGCTCGATGGCGTCGAGCTGCAGATCCGCAACGCGCACCCCGAGACGCAGGTGGGCGAGGTCTGGGCCAAGAGCCGCACCGTGATGCTGGGCTACCTGAACGAGCCCGAGCTCACGGCCGAGACCATCATGGACGGCTGGCTGCGCACGGGTGACCTCGGCTTCCTGGACCCGTCGGGGCAGCTGCACCTGCGCGGGCGCAGCAAGAACATGATCGTCACGGCGGGCGGCAAGAACGTCTACCCGGAGGACATCGAGGGCGCGTTCGCGGGGGTGCCCTGCGACGAGCTGGCGGTGTTCGCCACGGGCTACGTCTGGCCGGGCGTGGCGCTCACGGAAGAGGGCCTGTTCGTGGTGGTGCGCGCCGAGAAGCTGGACGACGCCGCCGCGCGCAACGCCCTGCTGGAAGCCATCCGCGTGCGCAACGGCAGGCTGCCGGACTACAAGCGCGTGTCGGGTGTTCTGCCCTTCGCCGGCGAGTTTCCGCGCACGGCGTCCATGAAGATCAAGCGAGCGGCCCTGGCCGACGCGCTTCGTACACAGTCGCCTCGGGGGGCGATTCTACCGGTGGGAGCATGA
- a CDS encoding transposase — protein MSKRKKYTPEFKAEAVRQVESRGTRTVLEVAQSLGVSSTLLHGWRKPGAVPVVSDRGESPEEELRRLRRENAELKRDREALLKSIAVAVRTRA, from the coding sequence ATGAGCAAACGAAAGAAGTACACCCCCGAGTTCAAGGCCGAGGCGGTGCGCCAGGTCGAGTCCCGAGGCACGCGGACCGTGCTCGAGGTCGCGCAGAGTTTGGGGGTCTCCTCCACGTTGCTGCACGGCTGGCGGAAGCCAGGAGCCGTCCCGGTTGTCAGTGACCGCGGTGAGTCCCCGGAGGAGGAGCTGAGGCGGCTGCGGCGCGAGAACGCCGAGCTGAAGCGAGACCGCGAGGCCTTGCTAAAATCGATCGCCGTCGCCGTGAGGACCCGGGCATGA
- a CDS encoding SDR family oxidoreductase, which yields MTTKKQIFLTGATGYLGSYVADVMLRETDVTLLLLTRARNREESVQRFWQAMQLHMDAATYYSYLDRVRFMPGDLTAPGLGLSAEDRTLVVEQAESVLHMAASLNRKSEKTCLNHNLRGTLSVIKLAREIQNHHGLRRFSHVSTVAVAGQRDSETLREDDAIEWERSDYDPYGRTKKFAEHMVRELLPDVQKTFLRPSIVMGDSRFAETSQFDMVRAFCVLVDLPILPFSGDGRVDIVNADWVGRAIAEIHLKDAPKHEIYHLSSGAASHRIVEIARALVASGKRKPPRFVPVLEGSFERLMDQLAGMKSKNPATLVGSLFKVFLPYITYDTVFLNDRAVQEIGLAPTPFAEYAARLYDYAKRVNYEYPVVPLPSRESVQKTPAPNLSRGAASA from the coding sequence ATGACCACGAAGAAACAAATCTTCCTCACCGGCGCGACGGGCTACCTCGGCTCGTACGTGGCCGACGTGATGCTGCGCGAGACCGACGTCACGCTGCTGCTGCTGACGCGCGCGCGCAACCGCGAGGAGAGCGTTCAGCGCTTCTGGCAGGCCATGCAGCTGCACATGGATGCGGCCACGTACTACAGCTACCTCGACCGCGTGCGCTTCATGCCAGGCGACCTCACCGCGCCAGGCTTGGGCCTGTCCGCCGAGGACCGGACGCTCGTGGTGGAGCAGGCCGAGTCGGTGCTGCACATGGCCGCGTCGCTCAACCGCAAGAGCGAGAAGACCTGCCTCAACCACAACCTGCGCGGCACGCTGAGCGTCATCAAGCTGGCGCGCGAGATCCAGAACCACCACGGGCTGCGCCGCTTCAGCCACGTGAGCACCGTGGCCGTGGCCGGCCAGCGCGACAGCGAGACGCTGCGCGAAGACGATGCCATCGAGTGGGAACGCAGCGACTACGACCCCTATGGCCGCACCAAGAAGTTCGCCGAGCACATGGTGCGTGAGCTGCTCCCGGACGTGCAGAAGACGTTCCTGCGGCCCAGCATCGTGATGGGCGACTCGCGCTTCGCCGAGACGTCGCAGTTCGACATGGTGCGTGCGTTCTGCGTGCTGGTGGACCTGCCCATCCTGCCGTTCAGCGGTGACGGCCGCGTGGACATCGTGAACGCCGACTGGGTGGGGCGCGCCATCGCCGAGATCCACCTGAAGGACGCGCCGAAGCACGAGATCTACCACCTGTCGTCGGGCGCCGCGTCGCACCGCATCGTGGAGATCGCGCGCGCGCTGGTGGCGTCGGGCAAGCGCAAGCCGCCGCGCTTCGTGCCGGTGCTCGAGGGCTCGTTCGAGCGCCTGATGGACCAGCTGGCGGGCATGAAGTCGAAGAACCCGGCCACGCTGGTGGGCTCGCTCTTCAAGGTGTTCCTGCCGTACATCACCTACGACACGGTGTTCCTGAACGACCGCGCGGTGCAGGAGATCGGCCTCGCGCCCACGCCCTTCGCCGAGTACGCCGCGCGCCTGTACGACTACGCCAAGCGCGTGAACTACGAGTACCCGGTGGTGCCGCTGCCGTCGCGCGAGTCCGTGCAGAAGACGCCCGCGCCGAACCTCTCGAGGGGAGCCGCCTCCGCGTGA
- a CDS encoding TetR/AcrR family transcriptional regulator encodes MADESLDGRTLRATRKRQHRRQAILEGALKVFGEKGYHGAHISDIIDEVGIARGTFYLYFESKNAIFLELLDGLLAELRRHIVGVSTAEGAPPVVAQLAGTVREVLRTMVQNRMLSTIIIREAVGLDAEVDARLRAFYAELLHYIRDAVAEGQRLSLIRELDTEVAAMCILGTIKQFVEQLVMMDVQEVDVDRMALSVLDFNLRGLLRRDAES; translated from the coding sequence GTGGCTGACGAGAGCCTCGACGGACGCACGCTGCGGGCCACCCGCAAGCGGCAGCATCGTCGCCAGGCGATCCTCGAGGGCGCGCTCAAGGTGTTCGGCGAGAAGGGCTATCACGGCGCCCACATCAGCGACATCATCGACGAGGTGGGGATCGCGCGCGGCACGTTCTACCTCTACTTCGAGAGCAAGAACGCCATCTTCCTCGAGCTGCTGGACGGGCTCCTGGCGGAGCTGCGCCGGCACATCGTGGGGGTGAGCACCGCCGAAGGAGCACCCCCTGTGGTGGCCCAGCTCGCTGGCACCGTGCGCGAGGTGCTGCGCACCATGGTCCAGAACCGCATGCTCTCCACCATCATCATCCGCGAGGCCGTGGGCCTGGACGCCGAGGTGGACGCGCGCCTGCGTGCTTTCTACGCCGAGCTGCTGCATTATATCCGGGACGCCGTCGCTGAGGGCCAGCGCCTCTCGCTCATTCGCGAGCTGGACACCGAGGTGGCGGCCATGTGCATTCTCGGAACCATCAAGCAGTTCGTGGAGCAGCTCGTGATGATGGACGTTCAGGAGGTCGACGTGGATCGGATGGCGCTGTCGGTGCTGGACTTCAATCTCCGCGGGTTGCTCCGCCGCGACGCCGAGTCTTGA